In a genomic window of Bicyclus anynana chromosome 5, ilBicAnyn1.1, whole genome shotgun sequence:
- the LOC112051077 gene encoding TNF receptor-associated factor 4 isoform X3, giving the protein MATLPIYVSLSSEGLFTSPVNATPVDYAKIYPDPESEKAIMGSVVYCIHHKEGCQWSDELRKLKAHLNTCKHDAVLCAAQCGAMIPRVLMQDHLRYTCPRRRANCEHCGKEFSGSALEEHQGNCGHEPVYCENKCGAKVQRRHTQQHVQQHCSKRLVPCRHCGQRYTQDTVSAHGAMCSRAPVPCPQRCLAAPARDELDAHLRDHCPSGSVLCTYKDAGCRFKGTRQALERHTEESSQQHLALVSALATRQARQLESLRSAVARLSVNYTGALVWRISDWAAKMAEAKCKDGVELVSPAFYTSQYGYKLQASLFLNGNGAGEASHMSVYIKILPGEYDALLRWPFAHTVSFTLFDQSSSPDRACNIVESFVPDPTWKNFQRPSKEPDALGFGFPRFVSHEMLKKRNFVKDDVMFLRVKVDPSKIVAV; this is encoded by the exons ATATATCCAGACCCGGAGTCTGAAAAGGCGATCATGGGTTCTGTGGTGTACTGCATCCACCACAAGGAAGGATGCCAGTGGTCGGATGAGCTCCGTAAACTGAAG GCACATCTTAACACGTGCAAGCACGACGCGGTGCTGTGCGCGGCGCAGTGCGGCGCCATGATCCCGCGGGTGCTGATGCAGGACCACCTGCGGTACACGTGTCCGCGCCGCCGCGCCAACTGCGAGCACTGCGGGAAGGAGTTCTCCGGGAGTGCTTTAGAG GAGCACCAAGGGAACTGCGGCCACGAACCGGTGTACTGCGAGAACAAGTGCGGCGCGAAGGTGCAGCGCCGACACACGCAGCAGCATGTGCAGCAGCACTGCAGCAAACGGCTCGTGCCCTGCAGACACTGCGGTCAGAGGTATACGCAG GACACAGTGTCGGCGCACGGGGCGATGTGCTCGCGCGCGCCCGTGCCGTGCCCGCAGCGCTGTCTGGCGGCGCCCGCGCGGGACGAGCTGGACGCGCACCTGCGCGACCACTGCCCGTCCGGCTCCGTGCTGTGCACCTACAAAGACGCTGGATGTCGTTTTAAG gGTACAAGGCAAGCTCTGGAAAGGCATACAGAAGAAAGTTCCCAACAACACTTAGCACTGGTCTCCGCTTTGGCCACCCGTCAGGCGAGGCAACTGGAGTCCCTCCGATCGGCGGTCGCGCGACTGTCGGTCAACTACACCGGCGCGCTGGTGTGGCGCATAAGCGATTGGGCAGCCAAGATGGCCGAGGCCAAGTGCAAAGATGGCGTCGAGCTTGTGTCACCCGCGTTTTATACGAGCCAATATGGATACAAGTTGCAG gCGTCACTATTCCTAAACGGCAACGGAGCAGGCGAAGCTAGCCACATGTCAGTATACATCAAGATCTTACCCGGCGAGTACGACGCTCTTCTGCGTTGGCCCTTCGCTCACACCGTGTCCTTCACACTGTTCGACCAAAGCTCCAGTCCAGACAGAGCCTGCAATATAGTCGAGAGCTTCGTCCCCGACCCCACATGGAAGAACTTCCAAAGGCCATCGAAAGAGCCAGACGCGTTAGGATTCGGCTTCCCGAGGTTCGTGTCACACGAAATGCTCAAAAAACGCAACTTTGTCAAAGATGACGTCATGTTCCTCAGGGTCAAAGTGGATCCGAGCAAAATAGTAGCCGTCTAA
- the LOC112051077 gene encoding TNF receptor-associated factor 4 isoform X2, protein MTPMGLLFKVNSEGLFTSPVNATPVDYAKIYPDPESEKAIMGSVVYCIHHKEGCQWSDELRKLKAHLNTCKHDAVLCAAQCGAMIPRVLMQDHLRYTCPRRRANCEHCGKEFSGSALEEHQGNCGHEPVYCENKCGAKVQRRHTQQHVQQHCSKRLVPCRHCGQRYTQDTVSAHGAMCSRAPVPCPQRCLAAPARDELDAHLRDHCPSGSVLCTYKDAGCRFKGTRQALERHTEESSQQHLALVSALATRQARQLESLRSAVARLSVNYTGALVWRISDWAAKMAEAKCKDGVELVSPAFYTSQYGYKLQASLFLNGNGAGEASHMSVYIKILPGEYDALLRWPFAHTVSFTLFDQSSSPDRACNIVESFVPDPTWKNFQRPSKEPDALGFGFPRFVSHEMLKKRNFVKDDVMFLRVKVDPSKIVAV, encoded by the exons ATATATCCAGACCCGGAGTCTGAAAAGGCGATCATGGGTTCTGTGGTGTACTGCATCCACCACAAGGAAGGATGCCAGTGGTCGGATGAGCTCCGTAAACTGAAG GCACATCTTAACACGTGCAAGCACGACGCGGTGCTGTGCGCGGCGCAGTGCGGCGCCATGATCCCGCGGGTGCTGATGCAGGACCACCTGCGGTACACGTGTCCGCGCCGCCGCGCCAACTGCGAGCACTGCGGGAAGGAGTTCTCCGGGAGTGCTTTAGAG GAGCACCAAGGGAACTGCGGCCACGAACCGGTGTACTGCGAGAACAAGTGCGGCGCGAAGGTGCAGCGCCGACACACGCAGCAGCATGTGCAGCAGCACTGCAGCAAACGGCTCGTGCCCTGCAGACACTGCGGTCAGAGGTATACGCAG GACACAGTGTCGGCGCACGGGGCGATGTGCTCGCGCGCGCCCGTGCCGTGCCCGCAGCGCTGTCTGGCGGCGCCCGCGCGGGACGAGCTGGACGCGCACCTGCGCGACCACTGCCCGTCCGGCTCCGTGCTGTGCACCTACAAAGACGCTGGATGTCGTTTTAAG gGTACAAGGCAAGCTCTGGAAAGGCATACAGAAGAAAGTTCCCAACAACACTTAGCACTGGTCTCCGCTTTGGCCACCCGTCAGGCGAGGCAACTGGAGTCCCTCCGATCGGCGGTCGCGCGACTGTCGGTCAACTACACCGGCGCGCTGGTGTGGCGCATAAGCGATTGGGCAGCCAAGATGGCCGAGGCCAAGTGCAAAGATGGCGTCGAGCTTGTGTCACCCGCGTTTTATACGAGCCAATATGGATACAAGTTGCAG gCGTCACTATTCCTAAACGGCAACGGAGCAGGCGAAGCTAGCCACATGTCAGTATACATCAAGATCTTACCCGGCGAGTACGACGCTCTTCTGCGTTGGCCCTTCGCTCACACCGTGTCCTTCACACTGTTCGACCAAAGCTCCAGTCCAGACAGAGCCTGCAATATAGTCGAGAGCTTCGTCCCCGACCCCACATGGAAGAACTTCCAAAGGCCATCGAAAGAGCCAGACGCGTTAGGATTCGGCTTCCCGAGGTTCGTGTCACACGAAATGCTCAAAAAACGCAACTTTGTCAAAGATGACGTCATGTTCCTCAGGGTCAAAGTGGATCCGAGCAAAATAGTAGCCGTCTAA
- the LOC112051109 gene encoding probable DNA replication complex GINS protein PSF2, giving the protein MDPYEIEFIGENRIVSIIPNFSYDKIYLICGEFGPFRAGLPMNVPLWLAVMLKQKQKCRLVPPDWMDLDVLENIKEEEKRSRFFTKMPNEHYMVEAKLILGAASEDIPRAAEIKTIIKDIWDIRMSKLRTSMDALMKSGGSYGRLDHLTMMEINSVKPLLPAAMDELYRIKMMTRKSTPATLNTSTFSQSGSSQNI; this is encoded by the exons ATGGATCCATACGAAATCGAGTTCATAGGAGAGAACAGGATCGTGAGCATAATACCAAATTTTTCATACGACAAGATATATTTGATATGCGGTGAATTCGGGCCGTTTCGAGCTGGTTTACCGATGAATGTGCCCCTCTGGTTAGCTGTGATGCTGAAGCAGAAACAGAAATGTCGCTTGGTCCCGCCAGATTGGATGGATTTGGATGTTTTGGAGAATATCAAAGAGGAAGAAAAGCGATCGAG GTTCTTTACAAAAATGCCTAATGAGCACTACATGGTTGAAGCAAAGCTAATATTAGGAGCAGCTTCCGAAGACATTCCTCGTGCTGCAGAAATCAAAACTATCATTAAAGATATATGGGATATTCGGATGTCAAAACTGAGGACCTCCATGGACGCTTTGATGAAATCTGGGGGTTCCTATGGTAGACTGGATCACCTGACCATGATGGAGATTAACTCGGTTAAGCCATTACTGCCTGCTGCTATGGATGAGCTTTACAGAATTAAAATG ATGACCAGAAAATCAACACCTGCAACTTTGAATACTTCCACCTTCAGCCAATCGGGAAGCTCACAGAACATTTGA